In one Moritella sp. 5 genomic region, the following are encoded:
- a CDS encoding AfsA-related hotdog domain-containing protein — MKTKTMLVVGNIFSNFAEMHEMVITFDTFFETLDTEFVDQFYLRIGQGISNTELTEIVQAIAASKHKGKFIFNDTKLLAYQDDAEHQRKVHKHYSSNVMISPPLNLGASCFTSELHLQSDCEELGDHTTGQHIQGMILVEAARQMMLSVSENYLLKDGIKGNAYFVLHNINIAFKNFMFPANADIRFIASNIEHKKSGSMHAESMTTFFQNDIEMAEVSIDFTAYDQNYIAAKENAMAEATCDVIAETCEAEQELKYA, encoded by the coding sequence ATGAAAACTAAAACAATGTTAGTTGTGGGTAATATCTTTTCAAACTTTGCCGAGATGCATGAAATGGTCATCACCTTTGATACATTTTTTGAAACCTTAGACACAGAGTTCGTAGACCAGTTTTACTTACGTATTGGCCAAGGCATTTCTAACACAGAGCTTACCGAAATTGTTCAAGCCATTGCGGCCTCGAAACATAAAGGCAAATTTATTTTCAACGACACCAAATTACTCGCCTATCAAGATGACGCTGAACATCAGCGTAAAGTGCATAAACATTATTCCTCGAATGTCATGATCTCACCGCCACTCAATCTAGGTGCGAGTTGCTTCACCAGCGAACTACATCTACAAAGTGATTGCGAAGAACTAGGCGACCACACCACAGGTCAACACATTCAGGGCATGATACTCGTCGAAGCCGCTCGCCAAATGATGCTATCGGTCAGTGAGAATTACTTACTTAAGGATGGGATTAAAGGTAATGCTTACTTCGTATTACACAATATCAATATCGCCTTTAAAAATTTCATGTTTCCCGCCAATGCTGATATACGCTTCATCGCGTCCAACATAGAGCATAAAAAAAGTGGTTCAATGCATGCAGAAAGTATGACTACATTCTTCCAAAATGACATTGAGATGGCCGAGGTATCAATCGACTTCACCGCTTATGACCAAAACTATATAGCCGCAAAAGAAAACGCAATGGCCGAAGCAACCTGTGATGTAATTGCAGAAACCTGCGAGGCGGAACAGGAGCTTAAATATGCCTAA
- a CDS encoding HAD-IB family hydrolase codes for MPNSKIENVQKIAFFDVDETIINRKSMFDFLRFYLERKRGYLGKVQYQMYWSMCKVLAKLGVSRDKINSLYYRLYRGESYQQLMLKGHEWYVQRKQQKDFFIQPSVDRLIKLNNDGYDIVFISGSFRPCLEPLAQALNVNTILCAELIVNDDVISGQLSQQAIGNNKARLIHSLLTTTGVDPKDCYAFGDHISDLAMLKMVGHPIVVANCPELIDIAEQNHWEQIKYIKEPV; via the coding sequence ATGCCTAATAGCAAGATTGAAAATGTTCAAAAAATTGCATTCTTTGACGTCGATGAAACCATCATAAACCGTAAGAGTATGTTCGATTTTCTGCGTTTTTATCTAGAACGTAAAAGAGGTTACTTAGGTAAAGTTCAATATCAGATGTATTGGTCGATGTGTAAAGTATTAGCCAAATTAGGCGTCAGTCGCGACAAAATAAATAGCCTGTATTACCGCCTTTATCGTGGAGAAAGCTATCAACAACTGATGCTAAAAGGTCATGAATGGTATGTACAACGCAAACAACAAAAGGATTTTTTCATTCAACCAAGCGTAGACCGCTTAATAAAGTTAAATAATGACGGTTATGACATTGTCTTTATATCCGGTTCATTCCGTCCTTGCTTAGAACCACTTGCCCAAGCACTCAATGTAAATACTATTTTGTGTGCAGAGCTTATCGTGAATGACGATGTGATATCAGGGCAGTTATCACAACAAGCAATAGGTAATAACAAAGCACGCTTGATTCACTCGCTGCTAACTACAACAGGTGTTGACCCAAAGGATTGTTACGCATTTGGCGATCATATCAGTGACCTCGCTATGCTCAAGATGGTTGGACACCCTATCGTTGTCGCTAATTGCCCAGAACTAATAGACATTGCCGAGCAAAATCACTGGGAACAAATCAAATATATCAAGGAGCCAGTATGA
- a CDS encoding aldo/keto reductase, which translates to MNMLTIGNSNLSVTPQGLGCMGMSEFYGQSDDNHSKQLLQNAVSSGVNFFDTADIYGYGRNEILLGEFIATLPDRTQVVIATKCGIIRDEHDLQKRGVDNSREYIFACCEASIARLNTTIDLYYLHRVIDNPDAIFVAMSAMASLLKAGKIKAVGLSEANAEYIRYAHQCLLDITKGKHGISAVQSEYSLLSRGVESDGVLDTCRELGITFIAYSPISRGLLSGELNTLDKLDHDDFRRTLPRFSDENLNHNNKLTTALTELAQAKSSTPAQLALAWLMHKSPAVIPIPGTKQQKYLQQNINAMQVTLSADEMNLLNSLSANFHVQGTRYTEQAMRSYALTE; encoded by the coding sequence ATGAACATGTTAACAATAGGTAATAGTAACCTTAGCGTCACTCCTCAAGGCTTAGGCTGTATGGGAATGTCAGAGTTTTACGGTCAAAGCGATGATAACCACAGTAAACAGCTATTGCAGAATGCTGTGTCTTCTGGGGTTAATTTCTTTGATACAGCCGATATCTACGGTTATGGCCGCAATGAAATATTACTGGGGGAATTCATCGCGACTCTCCCCGACCGAACACAAGTTGTGATAGCCACCAAATGTGGCATTATTCGTGACGAACACGATTTGCAAAAACGTGGTGTTGATAATAGTCGTGAATATATTTTTGCATGCTGTGAGGCCAGTATTGCGCGTTTAAATACCACTATAGATCTGTATTATTTACATCGGGTGATTGATAATCCAGACGCCATTTTCGTCGCGATGTCGGCAATGGCATCACTGCTAAAAGCAGGTAAAATTAAAGCAGTAGGGCTCTCTGAAGCCAACGCTGAGTATATTCGCTACGCCCACCAATGTTTATTAGATATAACAAAAGGTAAACATGGGATCAGTGCCGTCCAATCGGAATACTCATTACTCAGCCGTGGTGTCGAAAGCGATGGTGTTCTCGATACATGTCGTGAATTAGGGATTACATTTATTGCATATAGTCCTATCAGTCGAGGGTTATTAAGTGGCGAATTAAATACCCTAGATAAATTAGACCATGATGACTTTCGCCGTACATTACCCCGATTTAGTGATGAAAATCTTAATCATAATAACAAATTAACCACAGCATTAACTGAATTAGCACAAGCAAAATCCAGCACTCCAGCACAACTAGCACTTGCTTGGTTAATGCATAAATCTCCGGCGGTGATCCCAATACCGGGAACCAAACAACAAAAATATTTACAACAAAATATCAACGCAATGCAAGTAACGCTTAGTGCGGACGAGATGAATTTACTGAACTCACTGAGTGCTAATTTTCATGTCCAAGGAACTCGCTATACCGAGCAAGCTATGCGTAGTTATGCGCTCACCGAATAA
- a CDS encoding MarR family winged helix-turn-helix transcriptional regulator: MNSEVKLMNPKYVTLCKEAKKRDVDSEAIALLGQFFTLSNELTNTCVNNLNQFELLEGRFVSMLMINDKESAAPHEISSLTGLTRASITSTIDSLEKRGFAVREASKTDRRSLTVKLTAEGQTILDQAVTSQLNWLASLTKSLDEDEKAAFKSILTKISNNL, encoded by the coding sequence ATGAACAGTGAGGTCAAATTAATGAACCCTAAATATGTAACGCTCTGCAAAGAAGCTAAAAAGAGAGACGTAGATAGTGAAGCCATTGCTTTACTGGGCCAATTTTTTACGCTTAGTAATGAATTAACAAATACTTGCGTTAACAACCTTAATCAGTTTGAGTTACTTGAAGGTCGTTTTGTTTCAATGCTGATGATTAATGATAAAGAATCTGCAGCACCTCACGAAATTTCAAGCTTAACGGGTTTAACGAGAGCATCAATCACTTCAACGATAGACTCGCTTGAAAAACGTGGTTTCGCAGTACGAGAAGCATCAAAAACAGATCGACGTTCGTTGACGGTAAAATTAACAGCTGAAGGCCAAACGATCTTAGATCAAGCAGTAACATCTCAACTTAATTGGTTAGCAAGCTTAACCAAGTCATTAGATGAAGATGAAAAAGCCGCATTCAAATCAATTCTAACCAAGATAAGCAATAATCTTTAA
- a CDS encoding MFS transporter: MNNTETNSSLETSNLKMWLSIIILAIATFTIVTAELAPIGLLTPMAEGLQQSESMIGLTVTFYAWIGAISALLSSAFLGNLPKKTLLITLMLILLISNILCAVTTDYYWFVAARVIGALAHGAFWAMIGALAMSLVPARHVGLATSIVFGGVSAASVFGIPIANVIGTNLSWQMAFWIISALSVFSLLGILLLVPNIKSQHAIGISVLKDVISNPVLSKIYIATLLAITAHFSAFTFIEPYLHASKAISDNFISIALFTFGIAGLMGNFITGMFIDRYLKPLILLSVAMVAVSLLILGIFSSSLNQTAIFALIIFWGISVSGIFVGFQTWVLRIAQEDAFPASAIYVAIFNSAIGTGALFGAWIMANFDFTVLMSFSGTAIVISLFMISIIPSNINDAPSQLVGDNL; this comes from the coding sequence ATGAACAACACAGAAACGAACAGTTCTTTAGAAACATCGAACTTAAAAATGTGGCTATCAATCATCATATTAGCGATCGCTACATTTACTATTGTTACCGCAGAACTCGCCCCTATTGGCTTATTAACACCAATGGCTGAAGGACTACAACAATCAGAATCAATGATTGGGCTCACAGTGACATTTTATGCATGGATAGGGGCAATAAGTGCGCTTTTATCTTCTGCATTTTTGGGGAACCTACCGAAAAAAACATTACTTATCACACTGATGCTTATTTTACTTATTTCAAATATCTTATGTGCGGTAACGACTGACTATTACTGGTTCGTCGCAGCCAGAGTCATTGGTGCTCTTGCTCATGGTGCATTTTGGGCAATGATAGGCGCGCTTGCTATGTCTCTGGTGCCTGCCCGCCATGTTGGACTTGCCACATCCATTGTTTTTGGTGGTGTGTCAGCAGCGAGTGTTTTCGGTATTCCGATTGCTAACGTCATCGGTACCAACTTAAGCTGGCAAATGGCATTTTGGATAATTTCTGCTTTAAGTGTTTTTTCACTTTTGGGGATATTACTGTTAGTTCCAAATATTAAATCACAACATGCTATCGGTATTTCAGTCTTAAAAGATGTCATTAGCAATCCGGTATTATCTAAAATTTATATTGCGACATTATTGGCAATCACAGCACATTTTAGCGCGTTTACGTTTATTGAACCCTACTTACATGCGTCAAAGGCGATTAGCGATAACTTCATTTCCATCGCACTATTTACATTCGGTATTGCTGGATTAATGGGTAACTTCATTACAGGTATGTTCATTGACCGATATCTTAAACCATTAATCTTATTATCCGTTGCCATGGTTGCCGTAAGCTTACTTATTCTCGGTATTTTTTCTAGCTCACTTAACCAAACCGCTATTTTTGCGTTAATTATATTTTGGGGTATATCCGTTTCTGGTATTTTTGTTGGTTTCCAAACTTGGGTGTTACGCATTGCCCAAGAGGATGCATTTCCAGCGTCAGCCATTTATGTCGCCATATTTAACAGTGCTATAGGTACAGGCGCGCTATTTGGCGCATGGATAATGGCAAACTTTGATTTCACTGTATTAATGAGTTTTTCAGGTACCGCGATCGTTATATCGCTATTTATGATTTCAATTATTCCGAGCAATATCAATGATGCTCCTTCACAACTAGTTGGAGATAACCTATGA
- a CDS encoding carboxymuconolactone decarboxylase family protein, with protein MSAHTTDISEYGKEIMNTLQPGLADQVISKLGELDDELPKLIVNYAFADVVGRPGLDIKTREMITVASLITSGNAQPQLELHMRASLNVGVTEKELLEIVIQMAIYAGVPACMNAITAYRNAVTTFNKSNQ; from the coding sequence ATGAGTGCACACACAACCGATATATCAGAGTACGGTAAAGAGATAATGAATACCTTGCAGCCTGGCCTAGCTGATCAAGTCATCTCAAAGTTAGGGGAATTAGATGATGAGCTTCCCAAGCTAATTGTTAATTATGCTTTTGCAGATGTCGTTGGCAGGCCAGGGCTTGATATTAAAACACGAGAAATGATAACCGTCGCGTCCTTAATCACCTCGGGTAACGCTCAACCACAGCTTGAGCTGCATATGAGGGCGTCTTTGAATGTCGGTGTGACAGAGAAAGAGTTACTTGAAATAGTCATACAAATGGCCATTTATGCCGGAGTTCCAGCCTGTATGAATGCGATAACGGCTTATCGTAATGCCGTGACAACATTTAATAAATCAAATCAGTAA
- a CDS encoding tautomerase family protein has translation MPIINVTTWKSDDKEMKKKLLQELTKTTHEVTGAPLDKITVYIQEIERSEWAEAGITGDDSNFPIESRRKTYT, from the coding sequence ATGCCAATTATCAATGTAACGACGTGGAAAAGTGACGATAAAGAAATGAAAAAAAAGTTACTGCAGGAACTAACCAAAACAACACATGAAGTGACTGGTGCACCGCTTGATAAAATAACAGTCTATATTCAAGAAATAGAAAGAAGTGAATGGGCTGAAGCAGGAATAACGGGAGATGATTCTAACTTTCCAATAGAAAGCCGCCGTAAAACATACACTTAG
- the lysS gene encoding lysine--tRNA ligase encodes MTEQLQDENKLIAERRAKLDHIRTNCKANGHPNDFRVKHKSADLQAEFGEKSKEELIEMQHVVSIAGRIMAKRGPFLAIQDTSGRIQAYASKDVQKAQKADLGGLDIGDIVGITGALNKSGKGDLYVEMTDYVLLTKALRPLPEKFHGLTDQEMRYRQRYVDLIVNAESRNAFIVRSKLVTAIRNFMVSKDYMEVETPMMHVIPGGATARPFITHHNALDQAMYLRVAPELYLKRLVVGGFDRVFEINRNFRNEGLSPRHNPEFTMMEFYQAYADYNDLMDFTEEMLSTVAVEVLGATSMPYGDDTVEFGGKYTRISMLDAIKQYNPEHEVIQALTNEGVQDRELMVSIAKSLNMKIEKFWTCGQLLEEIFGETAEPQLIQPTFITGYPADISPLARRSDDNPFFTDRFEFFIGGREVANGFSELNDAQDQDERFKAQVNAKDAGDDEAMYYDADYITALEHGLPPTAGQGIGIDRLAMLFTNTHTIRDVILFPAMRPQANS; translated from the coding sequence ATGACTGAACAGTTACAAGATGAAAACAAACTGATTGCAGAACGTCGCGCGAAACTAGATCATATCCGCACAAACTGTAAAGCAAATGGCCACCCTAATGACTTCCGTGTAAAACATAAGTCGGCAGATTTACAGGCTGAATTTGGCGAAAAGTCAAAAGAAGAGCTGATTGAAATGCAGCATGTGGTAAGCATCGCGGGTCGTATCATGGCTAAACGTGGTCCTTTCCTTGCTATCCAAGATACATCTGGTCGCATTCAAGCATACGCATCGAAAGACGTGCAAAAAGCACAAAAAGCTGACCTTGGTGGTTTAGATATTGGTGATATCGTTGGTATTACTGGCGCACTAAACAAATCAGGTAAAGGCGATCTTTACGTTGAAATGACTGACTACGTGCTATTAACTAAAGCACTACGTCCATTACCAGAAAAATTCCATGGTCTAACTGACCAAGAAATGCGTTACCGTCAACGTTATGTTGATCTGATCGTAAATGCTGAATCGCGTAATGCATTCATCGTCCGTTCTAAGCTGGTAACTGCTATCCGTAACTTCATGGTATCAAAAGATTACATGGAAGTTGAAACGCCAATGATGCATGTGATTCCAGGTGGCGCAACAGCGCGTCCATTTATCACGCACCATAACGCACTTGATCAAGCAATGTATCTACGTGTAGCACCAGAACTATACCTTAAGCGTTTAGTGGTTGGTGGTTTTGATCGTGTATTCGAAATTAACCGTAACTTCCGTAACGAAGGTCTATCACCTCGTCACAATCCTGAATTCACTATGATGGAATTCTACCAAGCTTATGCTGATTACAATGACTTGATGGATTTCACTGAAGAAATGCTAAGCACAGTAGCAGTTGAAGTACTTGGTGCTACGTCTATGCCTTACGGTGATGATACTGTTGAATTTGGTGGCAAATACACACGTATTAGCATGCTAGATGCAATCAAACAGTACAACCCTGAGCATGAAGTTATTCAAGCACTAACTAACGAAGGTGTTCAAGATCGTGAGTTAATGGTTTCTATTGCTAAATCACTGAACATGAAGATAGAGAAATTCTGGACTTGTGGTCAATTACTGGAAGAGATCTTTGGTGAAACTGCTGAACCACAACTGATTCAGCCTACATTCATCACTGGCTACCCAGCTGATATTTCGCCACTAGCACGTCGTAGCGATGATAATCCATTCTTCACTGACCGTTTTGAGTTCTTCATCGGTGGCCGTGAAGTTGCAAATGGTTTCTCAGAGCTTAACGATGCGCAAGACCAAGACGAACGTTTCAAAGCACAAGTTAATGCAAAAGATGCGGGTGATGATGAAGCGATGTATTACGATGCAGATTACATCACTGCACTAGAGCACGGTTTACCACCAACAGCAGGTCAAGGTATTGGTATCGACCGTTTAGCTATGTTATTTACCAATACACATACTATTCGTGACGTTATCTTATTTCCTGCTATGCGTCCGCAAGCAAATAGCTAA
- the prfB gene encoding peptide chain release factor 2 (programmed frameshift) — MFEVNPVLNKLKELGERAELLRGYLDYDASKERLEEVSAELESSEVWSDPKYAQELGKERASLELIVKTIDDLDTGCDDVEGLVELAVEAEDEETFAEAQHEILGLEAQLAKLEFRRMFSGKHDANDCYLDIQSGSGGTEAQDWANMLLRMFLRWGEAHKFKVELIEVSAGDVAGIKGATIRLGGEYAYGWLRTETGVHRLVRKSPFDSSGRRHTSFASIFVYPEIDDSIEIDLNPSDLRIDVYRASGAGGQHVNTTESAVRITHLPTNLVVQCQNDRSQHKNKDAAMKQMRAKLFEYEMQKQNAEKQIAEDAKSDIGWGSQIRSYVLDDSRVKDLRTGVETRNTQAVLDGDLDKFIEASLKSGL, encoded by the exons ATGTTTGAAGTAAATCCAGTACTGAATAAATTAAAGGAGCTAGGCGAACGTGCTGAGCTGCTTCGGGGGTACCTT GACTACGATGCAAGTAAAGAGCGTCTAGAAGAGGTATCTGCGGAATTAGAGTCATCGGAAGTATGGAGTGACCCTAAATATGCCCAAGAATTAGGTAAAGAACGCGCGTCATTAGAATTGATCGTAAAGACGATTGATGATCTCGACACGGGTTGTGATGACGTTGAAGGTTTGGTTGAACTGGCAGTTGAAGCTGAAGACGAAGAAACATTTGCTGAAGCACAACATGAAATTTTAGGTTTAGAAGCACAACTCGCTAAACTTGAGTTTCGTCGTATGTTTTCTGGCAAACATGATGCAAATGATTGTTATCTTGATATCCAATCTGGCTCCGGTGGTACTGAAGCACAAGATTGGGCAAACATGCTATTGCGTATGTTCTTACGATGGGGTGAGGCACACAAATTTAAAGTTGAGCTGATCGAAGTTTCAGCTGGCGATGTAGCCGGAATCAAAGGTGCCACTATCCGTTTAGGTGGTGAATATGCTTATGGTTGGTTACGTACCGAAACAGGTGTACACCGTTTAGTGCGTAAATCGCCGTTTGATTCAAGTGGCCGTCGTCATACTTCGTTTGCATCGATATTTGTATATCCAGAAATTGATGACAGCATCGAGATTGATTTGAATCCATCTGATTTACGTATTGACGTTTACCGTGCTTCGGGCGCAGGTGGTCAGCACGTAAATACCACAGAATCAGCGGTACGTATTACTCACTTACCAACCAATCTTGTTGTACAATGCCAAAATGATCGCTCTCAGCACAAGAACAAAGATGCGGCGATGAAACAAATGCGTGCGAAGTTGTTTGAATATGAAATGCAAAAACAAAACGCTGAAAAACAAATAGCAGAAGACGCTAAATCAGATATCGGTTGGGGCAGTCAAATCCGTTCTTACGTACTGGATGACTCACGCGTAAAAGATTTACGTACAGGTGTTGAAACACGCAACACACAAGCCGTTTTAGACGGTGATTTAGACAAATTTATTGAAGCCAGCCTGAAATCAGGCCTGTAA
- a CDS encoding CBS domain-containing protein: protein MTMQRVMNEMKINAPSIPCGTSLVAVVDLFAKHQINAVPVVNSTNEVIGFVSESDCLQALISGSYHCDKPAIVNDVMSKNVVSVSPQDSIIDIAIRMKKDNLSVYPVVEDRKLVGIIRRGDILQVLAENNNQCSQVS, encoded by the coding sequence ATGACTATGCAACGCGTAATGAATGAAATGAAAATTAATGCTCCAAGTATTCCCTGTGGTACGTCACTGGTCGCCGTGGTTGATTTGTTTGCTAAACACCAAATTAATGCAGTGCCCGTGGTTAACTCGACGAATGAAGTGATTGGCTTTGTTTCTGAATCAGATTGCTTACAAGCGCTTATTAGCGGCAGTTACCACTGTGATAAACCTGCGATTGTGAACGATGTGATGAGCAAAAATGTCGTTAGCGTATCGCCACAAGACAGTATTATTGATATTGCAATTCGCATGAAAAAAGACAATTTGAGTGTTTACCCTGTTGTTGAAGATCGCAAGTTGGTCGGTATCATTCGTCGTGGTGATATTCTGCAAGTATTAGCAGAAAATAATAACCAATGTAGTCAAGTCAGCTAA
- the recJ gene encoding single-stranded-DNA-specific exonuclease RecJ gives MKKQIKRRDNVGSDGISAAVPALLRQIYASRGVKSDQELEKGAKNLLRPNQLKGMTAACDLLVSALEQNQRIIIVGDFDADGATSTALSMLGFKMLGYRNVDFLVPNRFEFGYGLSPEIVDLAAANGAQLIMTVDNGISSIAGVAAAKALGIKVLVTDHHLPGNEIPNADAIVNPNQHSCTFPSKNLAGVGVAFYVMLALRSALREQDWFAKQGLTEPNLACLLDIVALGTVADVVPLDANNRILVHQGLQRIRADKCRPGIKALIEIANRNQAQLCASDLGFALGPRLNAAGRLDDMSVGVATLLCEDLNNARRFAGELDSLNEERKEIENSMQQEALVILKSVDFDAGQVPYGICLFQDDWHQGVVGLVASRIKERFHRPVIAFADAGEGEIKGSARSIPGLHLRDVLELLDIRNPGMILKFGGHAMAAGLSLRLDCYDEFAKQFNALVQELLTEEQLTGVVLSDGELPSDQLSLPTAELIKEAAPWGQMFPEPIFDGIFKLREQRLVGKKHLKMMLEPESGGPLVDAIAFNVDLEVWPDASVQKIELAYKLDVNEFRGKRSLQFMVEHLQPLR, from the coding sequence TTGAAAAAACAAATTAAACGCCGCGATAATGTAGGTAGTGACGGTATATCTGCAGCTGTGCCTGCATTATTACGCCAAATTTATGCCAGTCGTGGTGTGAAGTCAGATCAAGAATTAGAGAAAGGCGCTAAAAACTTATTACGTCCAAATCAACTTAAAGGTATGACTGCTGCGTGTGATTTATTAGTCAGCGCGTTAGAACAAAATCAACGTATTATCATTGTTGGTGATTTTGATGCCGATGGCGCAACGAGTACCGCATTATCGATGCTTGGTTTTAAAATGCTAGGCTATCGTAATGTTGATTTTTTAGTCCCTAATCGCTTTGAATTTGGTTATGGCTTAAGTCCTGAAATTGTTGATCTTGCTGCAGCAAATGGCGCGCAATTGATCATGACCGTGGATAACGGTATTTCTAGTATTGCGGGTGTTGCTGCCGCAAAAGCGCTAGGCATTAAAGTGCTCGTGACCGATCACCATCTGCCGGGTAACGAAATACCGAATGCTGATGCTATTGTTAATCCTAATCAACATAGCTGTACATTCCCAAGTAAAAATCTTGCTGGCGTAGGTGTTGCCTTTTACGTCATGTTGGCATTGCGTAGCGCGCTGCGTGAACAAGATTGGTTTGCTAAGCAAGGTTTAACAGAACCTAATTTAGCCTGCCTGCTGGATATTGTTGCGCTGGGTACGGTTGCCGACGTTGTCCCATTAGATGCTAATAACCGTATTCTAGTACATCAAGGCCTACAGCGTATCCGCGCCGATAAATGTCGGCCCGGCATTAAAGCTTTGATCGAAATTGCCAATCGTAATCAAGCACAGCTTTGCGCAAGTGATCTCGGTTTTGCATTAGGGCCAAGATTAAATGCAGCGGGGCGCTTAGATGATATGTCTGTTGGCGTAGCAACGCTGTTGTGTGAAGATCTTAATAACGCGCGTCGTTTTGCTGGCGAACTTGATAGCCTGAATGAAGAGCGTAAAGAAATTGAGAATTCGATGCAGCAAGAAGCACTGGTTATCTTAAAAAGTGTTGATTTTGATGCAGGACAAGTACCTTACGGGATTTGCCTATTTCAAGATGATTGGCATCAAGGTGTGGTTGGTTTAGTTGCATCTCGAATTAAAGAGCGTTTTCACCGCCCTGTTATCGCTTTTGCTGATGCAGGCGAAGGGGAAATAAAAGGTTCTGCACGTTCAATACCTGGCTTGCACTTACGTGATGTTTTAGAGTTACTTGATATTCGTAATCCGGGTATGATCTTGAAATTCGGTGGGCATGCGATGGCGGCTGGTTTGTCTTTACGTCTTGATTGTTATGATGAATTTGCGAAACAGTTTAACGCCTTAGTGCAGGAGCTATTAACGGAAGAGCAGTTAACTGGTGTGGTATTAAGTGATGGTGAACTACCGAGTGATCAACTGTCATTGCCAACAGCAGAACTAATCAAAGAAGCTGCACCCTGGGGCCAGATGTTCCCAGAACCGATCTTTGATGGTATTTTTAAATTACGTGAGCAACGCCTTGTGGGTAAAAAACATTTAAAAATGATGTTGGAACCTGAAAGTGGTGGACCCCTAGTGGATGCGATTGCTTTTAATGTTGATTTAGAGGTATGGCCTGATGCTTCTGTGCAGAAGATTGAGCTAGCCTACAAGCTTGATGTGAACGAGTTCCGTGGTAAGCGCAGTTTGCAGTTTATGGTTGAGCATTTACAGCCATTACGTTAA
- the dsbC gene encoding bifunctional protein-disulfide isomerase/oxidoreductase DsbC — protein sequence MLKKVMITAVAVGLVGSFILGIDGSPDQALITTPTVHTEQSTNVVLSADHQDISRLLAEKLNFKVSSVSDSAIPGLFEVATDQGIFYVNADASNLIQGTLYQVNDNGVTDLTEQAMGKVRQQAIKEFAGDTINYLAENEKYSITVFTDINCGYCRKLHNEVAQLNQLGISVKYLAFPRGGINSKTYQDMASIWCAKDSAQAMNNAKRGSKIIPEVCTNTVAQQYELGRRLGVTGTPAIVLENGQMQPGYVPAEQLLSMLKNMDKS from the coding sequence ATGTTAAAGAAAGTAATGATTACAGCCGTTGCTGTAGGTTTAGTAGGGAGCTTTATACTTGGGATTGATGGTAGTCCTGATCAGGCGTTAATTACGACACCGACGGTTCATACTGAACAATCTACCAATGTCGTATTATCAGCTGATCACCAAGATATTTCACGCTTATTAGCTGAAAAACTTAACTTTAAAGTATCGAGTGTAAGTGACAGTGCTATTCCCGGTTTATTTGAAGTCGCTACCGATCAAGGTATTTTCTATGTTAATGCAGATGCTTCGAACCTTATCCAAGGCACTCTTTACCAAGTTAATGATAACGGGGTTACGGATCTTACCGAACAAGCAATGGGTAAAGTTCGCCAGCAAGCAATAAAAGAATTCGCAGGTGATACCATTAATTACCTTGCTGAAAATGAAAAGTACAGCATTACGGTATTCACGGATATTAACTGCGGTTACTGTCGTAAATTACATAACGAAGTCGCGCAACTGAATCAGCTTGGTATTAGTGTTAAATATTTAGCATTCCCACGTGGGGGGATCAACTCTAAGACTTATCAAGATATGGCGTCAATTTGGTGTGCCAAAGACAGTGCGCAAGCGATGAACAACGCAAAACGTGGTAGTAAAATAATTCCTGAAGTATGTACAAATACAGTTGCACAGCAATATGAACTTGGTCGACGTTTAGGTGTGACGGGTACGCCTGCAATTGTTTTGGAAAACGGACAAATGCAACCGGGTTACGTGCCTGCTGAGCAGCTTCTTAGTATGCTAAAAAATATGGATAAATCTTGA